From one Papio anubis isolate 15944 chromosome 12, Panubis1.0, whole genome shotgun sequence genomic stretch:
- the COLCA2 gene encoding colorectal cancer-associated protein 2 isoform X1, whose product MSEKPKVYQGVRVKITVKELLQQRRAHQAASGGTRSGGSSVHLSDPVAPSSAGLYFEPEPISSTPTYFQRGEFSSCVSCEENSSCLDQIFDSYFQTEMHPEPLLNSTQSAPHHFPDSFQATPFCFNQSLIPGSPSNSSTLSGSLDYSYSPAQLHSYAPENYNSPASLDTGTCGYPPEDHSYHHLPSHAQYSCFSSATASICYCASCEAEDLDALQAAEYFYPSTHCVDFAPSAAATSDFYKRETNCDICYS is encoded by the exons ATGTCGG AAAAACCGAAGGTGTATCAAGGTGTCCGAGTGAAGATCACAGTGAAGGAGCTGCTGCAGCAAAGACGGGCACACCAGGCGGCCTCCGGGGGAACG CGGTCCGGAGGCAGCAGTGTCCACCTTTCAGATCCAGTTGCACCATCTTCTGCAG gACTGTATTTTGAGCCTGAACCAATTTCTTCCACGCCCACTTATTTTCAACGGGGAGAATTTTCCAGTTGTGTTTCATGTGAAGAAAACTCAAGCTGCCTCGACCAGATCTTTGATTCCTACTTTCAGACAGAGATGCACCCGGAGCCTTTGCTCAATTCCACACAAAGTGCTCCACACCATTTCCCAGACAGCTTCCAGGCCACCCCTTTCTGCTTTAACCAGAGCCTG ATCCCAGGATCACCTTCAAATTCCTCCACTCTCTCTGGCTCCTTAGACTACAGTTACTCACCAGCTCAGCTGCATTCATATGCTCCAGAGAATTACAATTCCCCTGCTTCTCTGGACACCGGAACCTGTGGCTACCCCCCAGAAGACCATTCCTACCACCACTTGCCCTCACACGCCCAGTACAGCTGCTTCTCCTCGGCCACCGCATCCATCTGCTACTGCGCATCGTGTGAGGCAGAGGACTTGGATGCTCTCCAGGCGGCAGAGTACTTCTACCCGAGCACACACTGTGTGGACTTTGCCCCCTCAGCAGCCGCCACCAGTGATTTCTATAAGAGGGAAACAAACTGTGACATCTGCTATAGTTAA
- the COLCA2 gene encoding colorectal cancer-associated protein 2 isoform X2: MHPEPLLNSTQSAPHHFPDSFQATPFCFNQSLIPGSPSNSSTLSGSLDYSYSPAQLHSYAPENYNSPASLDTGTCGYPPEDHSYHHLPSHAQYSCFSSATASICYCASCEAEDLDALQAAEYFYPSTHCVDFAPSAAATSDFYKRETNCDICYS, translated from the exons ATGCACCCGGAGCCTTTGCTCAATTCCACACAAAGTGCTCCACACCATTTCCCAGACAGCTTCCAGGCCACCCCTTTCTGCTTTAACCAGAGCCTG ATCCCAGGATCACCTTCAAATTCCTCCACTCTCTCTGGCTCCTTAGACTACAGTTACTCACCAGCTCAGCTGCATTCATATGCTCCAGAGAATTACAATTCCCCTGCTTCTCTGGACACCGGAACCTGTGGCTACCCCCCAGAAGACCATTCCTACCACCACTTGCCCTCACACGCCCAGTACAGCTGCTTCTCCTCGGCCACCGCATCCATCTGCTACTGCGCATCGTGTGAGGCAGAGGACTTGGATGCTCTCCAGGCGGCAGAGTACTTCTACCCGAGCACACACTGTGTGGACTTTGCCCCCTCAGCAGCCGCCACCAGTGATTTCTATAAGAGGGAAACAAACTGTGACATCTGCTATAGTTAA
- the COLCA1 gene encoding LOW QUALITY PROTEIN: colorectal cancer-associated protein 1 (The sequence of the model RefSeq protein was modified relative to this genomic sequence to represent the inferred CDS: inserted 1 base in 1 codon; substituted 1 base at 1 genomic stop codon) yields MWRWTGMAGALSALGNTIEDDADDRLPCREGRPGWVXGELLGSQEICRDSKDLFVPTSSSLSGCFCVDLVSGMAISVLLRASNFGKLDLSRPEPCXEKEASLWFVARH; encoded by the exons ATGTGGAGATGGACAGGGATGGCAGGAGCATTGAGTGCTCTTGGCAACACCATTGAAGATGATGCTGACGATCGGCTACCCTGTAGAGAAGGCAGGCCAGGCTGGGTATAAGGGGAGCTCCTTGGAAGTCAGGAGATCTGTAGGGACAGCAAGGATCTCTTTGTCCCAACCTCCAGCAGCCTGTCTGGGTGCTTCTGTGTTGACCTTGTTTCTGGGATGGCCATCTCAGTGCTGTTGCGGGCTAGCAATTTCGGAAAACTGGATTTGTCTAGGCCTGAGCCCT TTGAGAAAGAAGCTTCCCTCTGGTTTGTAGCCCGACATTAA
- the C12H11orf53 gene encoding uncharacterized protein C11orf53 homolog codes for MPGSPVTSGYYGVRRSFLSDSDFHNSKQFSNDVYTSSVGKPFPCESSAGQSHAALLEPYFPPEPYGDYRPPALTPNAGSLFSASTLPPLLPPPFPGDPTHFLFRDSWEQTLPDGLSQPDPVSADALQTLPPSTSCLSQLESGSTAQHRGSSWGTSLAGAQSYSLHALEDLHHTPGYPTPPPYPFNPFMTVSNDLPPKVGPLSPDEEADTCSLHDPSPWAKEDGSIPWGSYECRRAY; via the exons ATGCCAG GTTCGCCGGTCACGTCAGGTTACTACGGTGTCAGAAGATCTTTCTTATCTGACTCAGACTTCCACAACAGTAAACAGTTTTCAAATGACGTCTACACCTCCAGCGTGGGGAAGCCGTTTCCCTGTGAGTCCTCCGCAGGGCAGAGCCATGCGGCCCTCCTGGAGCCCTATTTCCCCCCGGAGCCCTATGGAGACTACCGGCCTCCGGCGCTGACGCCCAACGCGGGCTCTCTGTTCAGCGCCTCGACCCTGCCGCCCCTCCTGCCGCCGCCCTTCCCCGGAGACCCCACTCACTTCCTGTTT AGGGACTCATGGGAGCAGACGTTGCCTGACGGTCTCAGCCAGCCCGACCCTGTGTCTGCCGATGCCCTGCAGACCTTGCCACCCAGCACGAGTTGCCTCTCCCAGCTTGAGTCTGGGAGCACCGCCCAGCACAGGGGCTCCAGCTGGGGGACCTCCCTGGCTGGGGCTCAGTCCTACTCGCTGCATGCTCTGGAAGATCTGCACCACACTCCGGGgtaccccaccccacctccttaCCCCTTCAACCCTTTCATGACGGTGTCAAACGACCTACCACCCAAGGTGGGGCCACTCTCCCCAGATGAGGAAGCAGACACCTGTTCCCTCCATGATCCTTCCCCTTGGGCGAAAGAAGATGGGAGCATCCCCTGGGGGTCATATGAATGCCGCAGAGCTTATTGA